The Desulfallas thermosapovorans DSM 6562 region AAGGTTTTATTGCCCGAGGCCAAGCCCTCGCTGTTTTTAGGGGTTGCCATAACAACCATTAACCTGGTCGGTTATTCTGCCATGGCAGGAATTGTAGGAGGAGGTGGTTTGGGTACACTGGCTTACTATTACGGTTACCAGCGTTATGATAACTCCATCATGTGGGCAACCGTGATAGTCCTGATCGTACTGGTTCAGGGTATTCAAATGCTTGGTGATAATCTCGCCGCAAAAGTATCCAACAAAAGGAGGTAAATTGATGAAGAGAATCGTGGCACTGCTGTGCTCCCTGGCGCTGGCCGTTGTTGTTTTGGCCGGGTGTGGAGGAAATAACGCCGGCGATACGGCCAATAACAATGACGCCGGTTCCAGCAAACTGGTGGTTGGGGCCACTGCCAAACCCCACGCTGAGATATTGGAAGTGGTCAAGCCCATGTTGCAAGAAAAGGGTGTGGACCTGGAGATTCAAGTATTCACTGATTATGTATTACTTAACCCGGCTTTGAAGGATAAACAAATCGACGCTAACTTCTTCCAGCACATACCTTACCTGGATGATTATAATGCTAACAATAACGCCGATCTGGTGTGGAGTGTCAAGGTACACACCGAACCCATGGGTGTATATTCCAATAAAATCGATAACCTGGACAACCTGGCCGACGGAGCCAAGATAGGCATACCCAACGACGCCACCAATGGCGGCCGGGCTTTAAATGTTCTTGAAGCGGCGGGTCTCTTGACGTTAAGGGAAGGTGCCGGTGTTACCGCTACCGATGCCGACATTGTGGAAAACCCGAAAAATTTGACCATACAGATGATGGACGCTGCCATGCTGCCCAGAGCTTTGGCGGACCTGGATGTATGCGTAATTAACAGCAACTACGCTTTGGAAGCCAATCTAAATCCGGTGGAAGACGCTATTTTTATGGAGGCAAAGGATTCTCCCTTTGCTAATATAGTGGCGGTTCGGGCAGAAGACAAAGATAAGGAAGCTATTAAGAAACTGGGTGAAGCATTACAATCACCGGAAGTGAAACAGTTTATCGAGGATAATTACAAGGGAAGCGTGATCCCAGCCTTTTAAATTAAACGATACAATAAGAGCCGTGCTTTATAGAGCAGGCTCTTTTTGTATTTGCTCAAGTATTAGTTTTTCATTTTGAAGGATAATAAGTTTGTTTGGCAAATTAAAGTATTTGGCGATGTATTCAGTATTTTAATTGATGTTCGCTAGTTTATATTTTGTGAAAATAATGGACCTACAGTCGAGGGATGATTTTTATGTGCGGGCGATTTACACTGTCGGTTGAACTATCAACTATTCTAAGGGTTTTTCAAGTCCAGTACAAAAAGGAAAGTTTTATTTACAGCAAGCGCTATAATATTGCCCCTGGCCAAAATGTTCCCGTTATTACCGGCCCGGTTGATCACAGGGTAATATCGTTGATGCGGTGGGGCTTAGTCCCCCACTGGGCGAAGGAGGTCTCAACCGGTAACAAATTAATCAATGCCCGGGCGGAAACAATCGACCAAAAACCGGCCTTTAAATCTTCGTTTATTAAACGAAGATGCCTGGTCCCTGCTGATGGTTTTTACGAGTGGAAAAAGCAAGCTGGTGGGAAAACGCCTGTGCGAATTATTCTGCCGGACAAAGAAGTTTTTGCTTTCGCGGGGATCTGGGCGCAGTGGCAATCGCCTGAAGGTAATATCACCCGCTCTTGTGCCATTATTACCACCGGGCCAAATG contains the following coding sequences:
- a CDS encoding MetQ/NlpA family ABC transporter substrate-binding protein codes for the protein MKRIVALLCSLALAVVVLAGCGGNNAGDTANNNDAGSSKLVVGATAKPHAEILEVVKPMLQEKGVDLEIQVFTDYVLLNPALKDKQIDANFFQHIPYLDDYNANNNADLVWSVKVHTEPMGVYSNKIDNLDNLADGAKIGIPNDATNGGRALNVLEAAGLLTLREGAGVTATDADIVENPKNLTIQMMDAAMLPRALADLDVCVINSNYALEANLNPVEDAIFMEAKDSPFANIVAVRAEDKDKEAIKKLGEALQSPEVKQFIEDNYKGSVIPAF
- a CDS encoding SOS response-associated peptidase; translated protein: MIFMCGRFTLSVELSTILRVFQVQYKKESFIYSKRYNIAPGQNVPVITGPVDHRVISLMRWGLVPHWAKEVSTGNKLINARAETIDQKPAFKSSFIKRRCLVPADGFYEWKKQAGGKTPVRIILPDKEVFAFAGIWAQWQSPEGNITRSCAIITTGPNDFMRSIHNRMPVVLSGESACQIWLESNDVVELKELLQPYGGLMMAYQVSSMVNSPEHDHPKLLEKYS